The Triticum dicoccoides isolate Atlit2015 ecotype Zavitan chromosome 6A, WEW_v2.0, whole genome shotgun sequence genome has a window encoding:
- the LOC119316889 gene encoding ERAD-associated E3 ubiquitin-protein ligase HRD1-like isoform X1 yields the protein MNHGVLLHLICELYETFRNFKIHVSDYLHPRKTTSTMNGRFLDATTDELNVSDVTCIICCEETTTAKKLLCGHLFHVHCLRSWRERQNTCPTCRSPIAPRTMDVLHQRDSMKPNWELAWLLHPQRGFQQQNFKLEWKPSLRSYSVSPSCHSLLEWL from the exons AT GAACCATGGTGTCCTACTGCACTTGATCTGTGAGCTGTACGAGACCTTCCGCAACTTCAAAATTCATGTTTCAGATTATTTGCACCCCAGAAAGACAACTTCCACCATGAATGGACGCTTTCTAGATGCTACAACGGATGAGCTTAATGT GAGTGATGTTACATGTATTATCTGCTGTGAAGAGACGACAACAGCAAAGAAGCTGCTTTGTGGGCACTTGTTTCATGTGCATTGTCTGAGGTCATGGCGAGAGCGCCAAAATACTTGCCCGACATGTAGATCTCCCATTGCCCCCCGGACAATGGACGTGCTCCATCAGCGCGATAGCATGAAGCCCAACTGGGAGTTAGCTTG GTTGTTACATCCCCAAAGAGGATTCCAGCAGCAAAACTTCAAGCTTGAATGGAAG CCCTCGCTCAGGTCTTACTCTGTCTCGCCTAGCTGCCACTCTCTTCTAGAGTGGTTGTGA
- the LOC119316889 gene encoding ERAD-associated E3 ubiquitin-protein ligase HRD1-like isoform X2 → MNHGVLLHLICELYETFRNFKIHVSDYLHPRKTTSTMNGRFLDATTDELNVSDVTCIICCEETTTAKKLLCGHLFHVHCLRSWRERQNTCPTCRSPIAPRTMDVLHQRDSMKPNWELAWLLHPQRGFQQQNFKLEWKLYKKMPGRASFM, encoded by the exons AT GAACCATGGTGTCCTACTGCACTTGATCTGTGAGCTGTACGAGACCTTCCGCAACTTCAAAATTCATGTTTCAGATTATTTGCACCCCAGAAAGACAACTTCCACCATGAATGGACGCTTTCTAGATGCTACAACGGATGAGCTTAATGT GAGTGATGTTACATGTATTATCTGCTGTGAAGAGACGACAACAGCAAAGAAGCTGCTTTGTGGGCACTTGTTTCATGTGCATTGTCTGAGGTCATGGCGAGAGCGCCAAAATACTTGCCCGACATGTAGATCTCCCATTGCCCCCCGGACAATGGACGTGCTCCATCAGCGCGATAGCATGAAGCCCAACTGGGAGTTAGCTTG GTTGTTACATCCCCAAAGAGGATTCCAGCAGCAAAACTTCAAGCTTGAATGGAAG TTGTACAAAAAAATGCCTGGGCGTGCAAGTTTTATGTGA